One genomic window of Eleginops maclovinus isolate JMC-PN-2008 ecotype Puerto Natales chromosome 12, JC_Emac_rtc_rv5, whole genome shotgun sequence includes the following:
- the LOC134873085 gene encoding ATP synthase subunit alpha, mitochondrial-like yields the protein MLSVRVAAALVRTLPRRSGFVSKALPAACVGVNHLHTHRPWLQKTGTAEVSSILEEKILGADTSADLEETGRVLSIGDGIARVYGLRNVQAEEMVEFSSGLKGMSLNLEPDNVGVVVFGNDKLIKEGDIVKRTGAIVDVPVGEELLGRVVDALGNAIDGKGPLGSSIRRRVGLKAPGIIPRISVREPMQTGIKAVDSLVPIGRGQRELIIGDRQTGKTAIAVDTIINQKRFNEGTDEKKKLYCIYVAIGQKRSTVAQLVKRLTDADAMKYTIVVSATASDAAPLQYLAPYSGCSMGEYFRDNGKHALIIYDDLSKQAVAYRQMSLLLRRPPGREAYPGDVFYLHSRLLERAAKMNDNFGGGSLTALPVIETQAGDVSAYIPTNVISITDGQIFLETELFYKGIRPAINVGLSVSRVGSAAQTKAMKQVAGTMKLELAQYREVAAFAQFGSDLDAATQQLLNRGVRLTELLKQGQYSPMAIEEQVTVIYAGVRGYLDKMEPSKITRFEKAFLQHILSQQQELLSAIKADGQISEASDTKLKQVVLNFLSSFE from the exons ATGTTATCCGTGAGAGTTGCAGCAGCTCTGGTCAGGACCTTGCCCAGAAGGTCTGGATTT GTTTCCAAGGCTCTCCCAGCCGCCTGCGTTGGGGTCAaccacctccacacacacagaccatggCTGCAAAAGACAG GCACAGCCGAGGTGTCTTCCATCCTGGAGGAGAAGATCTTGGGAGCAGACACCTCTGCAGACCTCGAGGAGACAGGCCGTGTGCTCTCCATCGGTGACGGTATTGCCAGAGTGTACGGGCTGAGAAATGTCCAGGCAGAAGAGATGGTGGAATTTTCCTCTGGACTgaag GGCATGTCTCTGAACTTGGAGCCCGACAACGTTGGTGTTGTGGTCTTCGGTAACGACAAGCTGATCAAGGAGGGTGACATCGTGAAGAGGACTGGTGCCATTGTGGATGTTCCTGTTGGGGAGGAGCTGCTGGGCCGTGTTGTGGATGCTCTGGGAAATGCTATTGATGGAAAG GGTCCCCTGGGCTCCAGTATCCGTAGGCGTGTGGGTCTGAAAGCCCCTGGTATCATCCCCCGTATCTCTGTGAGGGAGCCCATGCAGACTGGAATCAAGGCTGTGGACAGCCTGGTGCCCATTGGCAGAGGCCAGCGTGAGCTGATCATTGGTGACAGGCAGACTGG CAAAACTGCCATTGCTGTTGACACAATCATCAACCAGAAGCGCTTCAACGAGGGAACTGACGAGAAGAAGAAGCTTTACTGCATCTACGTGGCCATCGGACAGAAGAGGTCCACTGTGGCTCAGCTGGTGAAGAGGCTGACTGATGCCGATGCCATGAAGTACACCATCGTGGTCTCGGCCACCGCCTCTGATGCTGCTCCTCTGCAGTACCTGGCCCCATATTCTGGCTGCTCCATGGGAGAGTACTTCAGAGACAACGGCAAGCACGCCCTGATCATCTATGATGATCTGTCCAAGCAG gCTGTTGCCTACCGTCAGATGTCTCTTCTGCTGCGTCGTCCTCCCGGTCGTGAGGCTTACCCTGGTGATGTGTTCTACCTTCACTCCCGTCTGCTGGAGAGAGCTGCCAAGATGAACGACAACTTCGGTGGTGGCTCCCTCACTGCCCTGCCCGTCATTGAGACCCAGGCTGGCGACGTGTCTGCCTATATCCCCACCAACGTCATCTCCATCACAGACGGACAG ATCTTCTTGGAGACTGAGCTTTTCTACAAGGGTATCCGCCCAGCTATCAACGTCGGTCTGTCTGTGTCCAGAGTAGGCTCTGCTGCCCAGACTAAAGCCATGAAGCAG GTGGCCGGTACCATGAAGCTGGAGCTGGCTCAGTACCGTGAGGTGGCTGCTTTCGCCCAGTTTGGCTCTGACCTCGACGCTGCCACACAGCAGCTCCTGAACAGGGGTGTCAGGCTCACTGAATTGCTCAAGCAGGGACAGTACT CTCCCATGGCCATTGAGGAGCAGGTCACAGTCATCTACGCTGGTGTCAGAGGATACCTGGACAAAATGGAGCCCAGCAAGATCACAAGGTTCGAGAAGGCTTTCCTGCAGCACATCCTCAGCCAGCAACAGGAGCTGCTCAGTGCAATCAA GGCTGACGGCCAGATCTCAGAAGCATCAGACACTAAACTGAAGCAGGTTGTGCTGAACTTCCTGTCCAGTTTTGAGTAA
- the ark2cb gene encoding E3 ubiquitin-protein ligase ARK2C isoform X2, whose amino-acid sequence MVLVHVGYLVLPVFGSVRNRGSHFNRQQQQQHSHATSCRHFQLGPQAPLPMDFPMPHPGQPQSGINPHLAPPGHQHGPPLHPPLNPLPSPQFQDIPAPPFLPQALHQQYLLQQQILEAQHRHILPPSRRTPERVPHQPHRLRPGFEFAPPLHVPPQPVVQQPRYLAEGTDWDLSVDAGLPPHQYHIHPLPQHYQHYLTSPRMHHFPRNNASTQVVVHEIRNYPYPQLHLLALQSLNPSRHASAVRESYELLQLEDRLGSVNRGAVQTTIERFTFPHKYKKRIPQDLKMCLEDEELDTDEKCTICLSMLEDGEDVRRLPCMHLFHQACVDQWLATSRKCPICRVDIETQLTPDS is encoded by the exons ATGGTCTTAGTGCATGTCGGATATCTGGTTCTTCCTGTATTCGGCTCAGTAAGAAACAGAG GATCGCATTTCAACcggcaacagcagcagcagcacagccatGCTACCTCTTGCCGGCACTTCCAGTTAGGTCCTCAGGCTCCGCTGCCCATGGACTTCCCCATGCCCCACCCAGGGCAGCCACAGTCAGGCATTAACCCCCACCTGGCCCCTCCTGGCCACCAGCATGGCCCTCCGCTCCACCCGCCCCTCAACCCATTGCCCTCCCCCCAGTTCCAGGACATCCCTGCCCCTCCCTTCCTACCTCAGGCATTACACCAGCAAtacctcctccagcagcagatccTCGAGGCCCAGCACCGACACATCCTGCCACCTTCCAG ACGTACCCCGGAGCGAGTTCCTCACCAGCCCCACAGACTGCGGCCCGGCTTTGAGTTTGCTCCGCCTCTCCATGTCCCCCCTCAGCCTGTGGTGCAGCAGCCCCGCTACCTGGCTGAGGGCACAGACTG GGATCTAAGTGTAGATGCTGGGCTGCCCCCCCACCAGTATCACATCCATCCGCTGCCACAGCACTATCAGCACTACTTGACCTCTCCTAGGATGCACCACTTCCCCAGAAACAATGCCTCAACACAAGTG GTTGTCCATGAGATCAGAAACTACCCATATCCCCAGCTGCACCTGCTGGCTCTGCAGAGTCTCAACCCCTCCCGCCACGCGTCTGCTGTTAGAGAGAGCTATGAG CTTTTACAGCTGGAGGACAGGCTGGGCAGTGTGAACCGAGGAGCGGTCCAAACCACCATAGAGAGATTCACCTTCCCCCACAAGTATAAAAAG agaaTACCCCAGGACCTGAAGATGTGTCTGGAAGATGAGGAGCTGGACACAGATGAGAAGTGCACCATCTGTCTGTCCATGTtggaggatggagaggatgtCAG GAGATTACCCTGCATGCACCTTTTCCACCAGGCGTGTGTGGACCAGTGGTTGGCCACCAGCAGGAAGTGCCCCATTTGCAGAGTGGACATTGAGACCCAACTGACCCCTGACAGTTGA
- the ark2cb gene encoding E3 ubiquitin-protein ligase ARK2C isoform X3 — translation MVLVHVGYLVLPVFGSVRNRGSHFNRQQQQQHSHATSCRHFQLGPQAPLPMDFPMPHPGQPQSGINPHLAPPGHQHGPPLHPPLNPLPSPQFQDIPAPPFLPQALHQQYLLQQQILEAQHRHILPPSRRTPERVPHQPHRLRPGFEFAPPLHVPPQPVVQQPRYLAEGTDWDLSVDAGLPPHQYHIHPLPQHYQHYLTSPRMHHFPRNNASTQVVVHEIRNYPYPQLHLLALQSLNPSRHASAVRESYELEDRLGSVNRGAVQTTIERFTFPHKYKKRIPQDLKMCLEDEELDTDEKCTICLSMLEDGEDVRRLPCMHLFHQACVDQWLATSRKCPICRVDIETQLTPDS, via the exons ATGGTCTTAGTGCATGTCGGATATCTGGTTCTTCCTGTATTCGGCTCAGTAAGAAACAGAG GATCGCATTTCAACcggcaacagcagcagcagcacagccatGCTACCTCTTGCCGGCACTTCCAGTTAGGTCCTCAGGCTCCGCTGCCCATGGACTTCCCCATGCCCCACCCAGGGCAGCCACAGTCAGGCATTAACCCCCACCTGGCCCCTCCTGGCCACCAGCATGGCCCTCCGCTCCACCCGCCCCTCAACCCATTGCCCTCCCCCCAGTTCCAGGACATCCCTGCCCCTCCCTTCCTACCTCAGGCATTACACCAGCAAtacctcctccagcagcagatccTCGAGGCCCAGCACCGACACATCCTGCCACCTTCCAG ACGTACCCCGGAGCGAGTTCCTCACCAGCCCCACAGACTGCGGCCCGGCTTTGAGTTTGCTCCGCCTCTCCATGTCCCCCCTCAGCCTGTGGTGCAGCAGCCCCGCTACCTGGCTGAGGGCACAGACTG GGATCTAAGTGTAGATGCTGGGCTGCCCCCCCACCAGTATCACATCCATCCGCTGCCACAGCACTATCAGCACTACTTGACCTCTCCTAGGATGCACCACTTCCCCAGAAACAATGCCTCAACACAAGTG GTTGTCCATGAGATCAGAAACTACCCATATCCCCAGCTGCACCTGCTGGCTCTGCAGAGTCTCAACCCCTCCCGCCACGCGTCTGCTGTTAGAGAGAGCTATGAG CTGGAGGACAGGCTGGGCAGTGTGAACCGAGGAGCGGTCCAAACCACCATAGAGAGATTCACCTTCCCCCACAAGTATAAAAAG agaaTACCCCAGGACCTGAAGATGTGTCTGGAAGATGAGGAGCTGGACACAGATGAGAAGTGCACCATCTGTCTGTCCATGTtggaggatggagaggatgtCAG GAGATTACCCTGCATGCACCTTTTCCACCAGGCGTGTGTGGACCAGTGGTTGGCCACCAGCAGGAAGTGCCCCATTTGCAGAGTGGACATTGAGACCCAACTGACCCCTGACAGTTGA
- the ark2cb gene encoding E3 ubiquitin-protein ligase ARK2C isoform X1, which produces MVLVHVGYLVLPVFGSVRNRGSHFNRQQQQQHSHATSCRHFQLGPQAPLPMDFPMPHPGQPQSGINPHLAPPGHQHGPPLHPPLNPLPSPQFQDIPAPPFLPQALHQQYLLQQQILEAQHRHILPPSRRTPERVPHQPHRLRPGFEFAPPLHVPPQPVVQQPRYLAEGTDWDLSVDAGLPPHQYHIHPLPQHYQHYLTSPRMHHFPRNNASTQVVVHEIRNYPYPQLHLLALQSLNPSRHASAVRESYEELLQLEDRLGSVNRGAVQTTIERFTFPHKYKKRIPQDLKMCLEDEELDTDEKCTICLSMLEDGEDVRRLPCMHLFHQACVDQWLATSRKCPICRVDIETQLTPDS; this is translated from the exons ATGGTCTTAGTGCATGTCGGATATCTGGTTCTTCCTGTATTCGGCTCAGTAAGAAACAGAG GATCGCATTTCAACcggcaacagcagcagcagcacagccatGCTACCTCTTGCCGGCACTTCCAGTTAGGTCCTCAGGCTCCGCTGCCCATGGACTTCCCCATGCCCCACCCAGGGCAGCCACAGTCAGGCATTAACCCCCACCTGGCCCCTCCTGGCCACCAGCATGGCCCTCCGCTCCACCCGCCCCTCAACCCATTGCCCTCCCCCCAGTTCCAGGACATCCCTGCCCCTCCCTTCCTACCTCAGGCATTACACCAGCAAtacctcctccagcagcagatccTCGAGGCCCAGCACCGACACATCCTGCCACCTTCCAG ACGTACCCCGGAGCGAGTTCCTCACCAGCCCCACAGACTGCGGCCCGGCTTTGAGTTTGCTCCGCCTCTCCATGTCCCCCCTCAGCCTGTGGTGCAGCAGCCCCGCTACCTGGCTGAGGGCACAGACTG GGATCTAAGTGTAGATGCTGGGCTGCCCCCCCACCAGTATCACATCCATCCGCTGCCACAGCACTATCAGCACTACTTGACCTCTCCTAGGATGCACCACTTCCCCAGAAACAATGCCTCAACACAAGTG GTTGTCCATGAGATCAGAAACTACCCATATCCCCAGCTGCACCTGCTGGCTCTGCAGAGTCTCAACCCCTCCCGCCACGCGTCTGCTGTTAGAGAGAGCTATGAG GAGCTTTTACAGCTGGAGGACAGGCTGGGCAGTGTGAACCGAGGAGCGGTCCAAACCACCATAGAGAGATTCACCTTCCCCCACAAGTATAAAAAG agaaTACCCCAGGACCTGAAGATGTGTCTGGAAGATGAGGAGCTGGACACAGATGAGAAGTGCACCATCTGTCTGTCCATGTtggaggatggagaggatgtCAG GAGATTACCCTGCATGCACCTTTTCCACCAGGCGTGTGTGGACCAGTGGTTGGCCACCAGCAGGAAGTGCCCCATTTGCAGAGTGGACATTGAGACCCAACTGACCCCTGACAGTTGA